A single genomic interval of Cydia strobilella chromosome 3, ilCydStro3.1, whole genome shotgun sequence harbors:
- the LOC134756059 gene encoding uncharacterized protein LOC134756059, producing MWKTIVLDVECIVCNKTLQKINHDPREISREMGKITNRRSRTPNWSLQEKQHLLELIRERKEVVVTKSNNGPNYSEEKDVAWNAILRELAIKFGDKFIGSSTKKVKTQWQNMKRIAREEIALNGPELHKYTKLSLEVCEILELLKDGVLKNVSDHDSTLTTDVEIKAERIEEENIQPECINFNNSSTEMDVQVVNENNLNQFEVTGSSSSDNNDLNDLVIDESRIYNEEKLIEVKHTACMTDISMQDLTFHNVNKEYFKYTEEEKALKIESLKEERQVVRAMRETAELNKITAEQRLKHVLWVKKQEMSMYSGEPGAGAGKGGGGGGAIREAGGGFGKMEAAREDEYFYKKQKEQLASLKGHLNKEIAFHQDQIKRHEDAIRRHREQMAEVKE from the exons atgtgGAAAACTATCGTTTTGGATGTTGAGTGCATCGTTTGTAATAAAACGTTGCAAAAAATCAACCACGATCCGCGTGAGATATCAAGAGAAATGGGGAAAATTACTAATCGCCGGTCAAGGACTCCAAATTGGTCGCTCCAGGAAAAACAACATTTGCTTGAATTAATTAGAGAACGAAAAGAAGTAGTCGTAACGAAGAGTAACAATGGACCTAATTATTCAGAAGAAAAGGATGTGGCTTGGAACGCGATACTTCGCGAGCTTGCAATTAAATTTGGAGATAAGTTTATAGGCAGTTCTACAAAGAAAGTTAAGACACAGTGGCAAAACATGAAAAGAATCGCCCGCGAAGAAATCGCTTTAAATGGACCTGAATTACACAAGTACACGAAGCTGTCTTTGGAAGTGTGTGAAATTCTAGAGTTATTGAAAGATGGTGTATTGAAAAATGTGAGTGACCATGATAGTACACTTACCACTGATGTGGAAATAAAGGCTGAACGCATTGAGGA GGAAAATATTCAACCAGAATGCATTAATTTTAACAACAGCTCTACTGAGATGGATGTTCAAGTGGTCAACGAAAACAACTTAAATCAATTTGAAGTGACCGGTTCCTCTAGCTCAGATAACAATGACCTCAATGATCTGGTAATAGATGAATCTAGAATTTATAATGAAGAAAAACTGATTGAAGTAAAACACACAGCCTGTATGACTGATATTTCAATGCAAGACTTAAcatttcataatgtcaataaagaatatttcaa ATACACAGAGGAGGAAAAAGCTCTTAAGATAGAGTCGCTGAAAGAAGAAAGACAGGTGGTCAGAGCAATGAGAGAGACTGCAGAACTGAATAAAATTACTGCTGAGCAAAGATTAAAACATGTATTGTGGGTCAAGAAACAAGAAATGTC AATGTACTCTGGTGAACCCGGAGCTGGTGCTGGCAAGGGTGGTGGTGGCGGTGGTGCCATCCGCGAAGCTGGCGGCGGCTTCGGCAAGATGGAGGCTGCTCGGGAGGATGAATACTTTTACAAGAAG CAAAAGGAACAACTCGCCAGCCTGAAAGGGCACTTGAACAAGGAGATCGCGTTCCACCAGGATCAGATCAAGCGTCATGAGGATGCCATCCGCCGTCATAGGGAGCAGATGGCCGAGGTGAAAGAATAA